A genome region from Sphingobacteriaceae bacterium GW460-11-11-14-LB5 includes the following:
- a CDS encoding peptidase S8, producing MMNVNLKKLTFLAFILCINFGVFAQSKNVQLPANWFNLDLLENGYFGISTEKAYRELLKDKKPKQNIIVAVIDGGVDTNHPDLQSVLWTNKKEIPGNGIDDDGNGYIDDIHGWNFIGSKKGNLEFDNLELVRLLRIYTPKYQSTTNLTPLDSAQKEEFKLYKKMVGDFGKKYEDASNTFSVLIAINKVLDSVAKINKKEIPTMEDIDQYKPDDETEEQVKTIIRKGAKEDGSFEKFYKSIKEGYKQYDAMLKYNLNPKYDRRAELVGDDYSNSYQKDYGNNDVKGPDPFHGTHVSGIIGADRTNSTGILGVANHVSIMAIRVVPTGDERDKDVANGIRYAVDNGAKVINMSFGKSYKWDKKAVDSAVKYAELKGVLLVHAAGNDNQNNDLEENYPNKFFDSKEAEAYKEANKKPSKPDFTPPRPMTQNNGMGMRPSYDRSALVKPVPIDSAKFKLPHASNWIEVGASAYKDDDNLKADFSNYGKYNVDVFAPGFLINSTIPDNKYEEADGTSMASPVVAGLAALILSYYPELKPAQVRAIIMKSVSKVAHKVKYKNERGENVRTLFSEICVSGGIVNAYNALKLAETYK from the coding sequence ATGATGAATGTGAACCTGAAGAAATTAACCTTTCTTGCTTTTATTTTATGTATAAACTTTGGCGTTTTTGCTCAAAGTAAAAATGTACAACTCCCTGCCAATTGGTTTAATTTAGATTTATTAGAAAACGGATATTTTGGTATCAGTACGGAGAAAGCTTATCGCGAGCTTTTAAAAGATAAAAAACCTAAGCAAAATATTATTGTAGCAGTAATTGATGGTGGGGTAGATACCAATCACCCTGACTTACAATCTGTTTTATGGACGAATAAAAAAGAAATCCCGGGAAATGGAATAGACGATGATGGTAATGGCTATATCGATGATATCCATGGCTGGAATTTTATTGGTTCTAAGAAAGGCAATCTAGAGTTTGACAATTTAGAATTGGTGCGCCTGTTAAGGATTTATACTCCAAAATATCAATCAACAACCAATTTAACTCCTTTAGACAGTGCCCAAAAAGAAGAATTTAAACTGTATAAGAAAATGGTTGGCGATTTCGGTAAGAAATACGAAGATGCCAGCAATACTTTTTCTGTTCTGATTGCCATCAACAAGGTTTTAGATTCTGTGGCGAAAATCAATAAAAAAGAAATCCCGACCATGGAGGATATTGATCAATATAAACCTGATGATGAAACGGAAGAGCAGGTAAAAACAATCATCAGAAAGGGTGCTAAGGAAGATGGTAGTTTTGAGAAATTTTATAAGAGCATAAAGGAAGGTTACAAGCAATACGATGCAATGCTGAAGTATAACTTAAACCCCAAATATGATAGGCGTGCAGAACTGGTGGGCGATGATTACAGTAATTCTTACCAAAAAGATTATGGAAACAATGATGTAAAAGGCCCTGATCCTTTTCACGGTACACACGTATCCGGAATTATTGGAGCAGATCGTACAAATTCCACAGGTATTTTGGGCGTAGCCAATCATGTAAGTATCATGGCCATCAGGGTGGTACCCACAGGAGATGAACGTGATAAGGATGTGGCCAACGGCATCAGGTACGCGGTTGATAATGGTGCTAAAGTAATCAACATGAGTTTTGGTAAAAGCTACAAGTGGGATAAAAAAGCAGTAGACTCGGCAGTAAAATACGCGGAACTAAAAGGGGTATTACTGGTACACGCAGCCGGAAACGATAACCAAAATAACGATCTGGAAGAGAATTACCCTAATAAGTTTTTTGACAGTAAAGAGGCTGAAGCTTATAAAGAAGCGAATAAAAAACCCAGCAAACCAGACTTTACTCCACCCAGACCCATGACACAAAATAATGGCATGGGTATGAGGCCATCTTATGACCGATCTGCATTAGTAAAACCTGTACCCATCGACTCCGCAAAATTTAAGCTGCCTCATGCCAGTAACTGGATCGAAGTAGGTGCAAGTGCCTATAAAGATGATGACAATCTGAAAGCCGATTTTTCTAATTATGGCAAATATAATGTAGATGTTTTTGCCCCTGGATTTTTAATTAACTCAACCATTCCTGATAACAAATATGAGGAGGCTGATGGAACGAGTATGGCCTCGCCTGTTGTGGCTGGCTTAGCAGCACTAATTTTAAGCTACTACCCGGAATTAAAACCAGCACAGGTAAGAGCAATAATCATGAAATCTGTTTCGAAGGTAGCGCACAAAGTAAAATACAAAAATGAAAGGGGGGAGAATGTTAGAACGCTTTTCAGCGAAATATGTGTAAGCGGAGGTATTGTTAATGCCTATAATGCCCTAAAATTAGCTGAAACGTATAAATAG